In Microvirga sp. 17 mud 1-3, the genomic window TCCGAGTGGAGCAAGCGCGCAGCCGAGGCCGAGGGATCGCTGTCGCAATCGATCGCCGCGGCGAACAGCTACCGGGCCGAATCCCTTTCTGGCGAGCGCAGCGAGGCTTGGCGGCGCATTGCGGAGCTTCTCGTCGCGGCAAGCGGGGAACTGCGCCAGCTCCGGGCCGAGACGGAGCGGCAGTTTACGGCCATCCAGGCCAATGACCTTCCGGGCGTCCTGGCCTCTCAGACAGCTCTGAACAGCAGTCGTAGCGAGTGGATCAAGATCCTCGGCGACGTGAGGGCAATCTTCGGCGAGACCGTCGCTGTCGGGCAGAAGAGGGTTGCGGAGGTATACGACCAAAGCCGGACGTCGATCGTTCTGGCCCTGGCGGGCGTCGCCCTTGTGAGCATCCTCATCACCTATGCTCTGCGGGCGTCCATCGCCAATCCGCTGGGTGCCTTCATGCAGTTCGTCGAGCGGGTCGGGCGGGGCGATCTGGCCGGGCAGACGGCAACGACCGGCACCGACGAGATCGGCCGCCTCGGTGCGACGCTCAACGAGATGGTGGAAGGGTTGCGGCAGCTCGCCAGGCAGAGCCGGGAGGCGACAGAGAACCTGAACGCGGCAGCCGCGGAAATCCGCGCCTCCACGCAGGAGCAGGCCGCCAGTGTCGAGGAGCAGCTCGCCGCCGTCCAGGAAACGGCCGCCACCGTGGACGAGATCACCCATGCGGGCGCCCAGATCGGCAAGCGGGCCCAGGAGGTCATTGCATCCGCACAGGCCACCGCCCAGACCAGCGTGGCCGGCCTGCAGGCCGTCGACGACACGGCACTGGCCATGGACGCGATCCGCGAGCAGGCCGAAGCCGTTGCCGAGAACATCGTGGCCCTGAGCGAGAAGACGCAGGCCGTCGGCGAGATCATCTCGTCCGTCAACGATATTTCCGAGAGAACGCACCTCCTGGCGCTCAACGCGGCCATCGAGGCTGCGGCGGCCGGCGAGAACGGACGCAGCTTCGCGGTCGTCGCCTCCGAGATGAAGGTCCTGGCCGATCAGGCCAAGGATGCGACCGCTCAGGTCCGTTCCATTCTGGGCGACATCCAACGCGGCATCAACTCCTCGGTCATGCTCACCGAGGAAGCGGTCAAGCGTGTTTCCGCCGGCAAGGAGCGGACCGACACGACCCAGCAGACGATCACGGAAATTTCGAGCCGCGTGCAGGAAAGCGTCCAGACCTTCCAGCAGATCGTGGCTTCGACGAACCAG contains:
- a CDS encoding methyl-accepting chemotaxis protein gives rise to the protein MTISIANRILLGFAFIVALMVGLGMYTLNQLSDVRQTTETIVGRDLTIMRQVETIGAQQNEMRVLREEVLSRFLLRSLGQQQNAFENLISEWSKRAAEAEGSLSQSIAAANSYRAESLSGERSEAWRRIAELLVAASGELRQLRAETERQFTAIQANDLPGVLASQTALNSSRSEWIKILGDVRAIFGETVAVGQKRVAEVYDQSRTSIVLALAGVALVSILITYALRASIANPLGAFMQFVERVGRGDLAGQTATTGTDEIGRLGATLNEMVEGLRQLARQSREATENLNAAAAEIRASTQEQAASVEEQLAAVQETAATVDEITHAGAQIGKRAQEVIASAQATAQTSVAGLQAVDDTALAMDAIREQAEAVAENIVALSEKTQAVGEIISSVNDISERTHLLALNAAIEAAAAGENGRSFAVVASEMKVLADQAKDATAQVRSILGDIQRGINSSVMLTEEAVKRVSAGKERTDTTQQTITEISSRVQESVQTFQQIVASTNQQQLGIEQVMGALQNIRQASQQTAAGTRQLDMAAANLSDLSQQLLTLVERYRI